The Oenanthe melanoleuca isolate GR-GAL-2019-014 chromosome 1, OMel1.0, whole genome shotgun sequence genome segment ACAAAATCAAATTAACTTTCTATATACAACAATTAAATTAGGAAGCTCCCAACTGAAGTACACTCTTCCTTTAAGCTGGGAATCcagcaagatgaaaaaaaaatcagaaaaatttcCCATTATAGCTCAAAAGAAACCTCTAGGAATTAAAACAAAGCTTGCCTTAACACCAGATACAGCCCTCCCTATCCCCACCCTTCTTCAGGCCAAAGTACATTCCCAGAAAGATGAACATTAGAATTACTTGATGCAAAGATACAGCAAACCACTTTTTAGGAACTTCTTaagccagaggaaaaaagggaggagaggaaatacACATGTATACTTGTTCTGATTTTCTACTTCTCTCTTTAGCTAGCCTCGTTTTGTCAGTAGGGTACAAGGCTAAATGGACAATCCTTACAATCAAACTTAGGCCTGGAAGGTACAATTGTGTATCTAAGTTTCTTTCAAGTTTAAGCTCAACCCTCAATTATTGAATATTAACATTACatatattatattttcattttttaactaaagttttttgatttttctacTTGTCTGCAAACCAGCTTCTGTAAGGCTGACCATGAAGACCATTCATTTTTTAGGAAGCCTTGCATTTTTAATACCTGTGctttcacagctgctgttgtTCCAAAGGAATTACTCCTTACTGCACTGCAGGACTTCCTAAAAGTTGCATATTTGAAGTTCACGATTAATAAGAAAATTCAAATCTTTACCACATTTAAcaaaaattcagtgtatttttcAAACCAACCTCCTTTTTATTTGTACAATTACAGTATTACTGTGGTGGCTATACCTTAGCTGGATAACAGGTACCCATCAATCAGCTTTACCATTCCCttcctcagcagggctgggagtgagaaaataaaattaaaaaaaccacatggctcaagaaaaaaggcagctgaataaagcaaaagcaaagacagcacacagaagcaaaggaaaatgtaagATTTCTTCTCCACTTCCCACCAGCAGGCAATGTCCAGCCATCTCTCAGGTCTCAGTACACAGTGGTTGCTCCAGAAGACAAATGCCACAAACAACCAATTACCTCCCACactctccttcctttctctgagctattattattattattattattattattattattattattattattatttcctttcccttagCTGAGCAGACATatggtcagtttgggtcagctgtcctggctatGTCCCCTCCCAAGTTCTTGACCACCCCCAGCCTGTTGGGTGTGGGGTGGAAAGGTGGGAGAGGCACCTGTGATGCTGtggagccctgcccagcagtaGCCAAACACTGGCTGTTACCAGCACCTTTCTGGCCACcaatgcaaagcacagcactgtgagggcTGCTATgggaaaattaactccatcTCAGCCAGATCCAATGCAGTTACTTAATGAGCCATTACTACTTGCTTTGGGAGACTTGAATCTCAGTCATGAGTAAGTACTAGTTTTTATCACTAAAAACTTGTGTTCCTTTACACTGCAGGAGGCACTTTTGTATCTGCAAAGCAGCTACATTTGAGAGTTGACTACATGAAAGCGACTTTTGATAGACCTCAGAAAAGTTTCAGGGGCTCCTGGAACCCTCTCCATAGGGTATTAGTTACAGTGTATGAAGAATGGTAACTTATGTTAGTCTCCTCCTTATTTTGTAGATGTcggaaagaaaaaatagtggTTTAGAATTATACTGCATGCATTAAAAAAAGCTCTTCTGGTCTCACCAGTTCCCCAGGTTAAGCAAGCACAAACACTTGGAATTGATTACCATTCTTTAGAAGGAACTTCCCACAAAAGACAAATTTATTTCCACTGGACCTAATGTTACTGTCTTGCCCACTTCAGTATTGAAGTACACGGCACAAAGAGAGCCTAAAGAATACTTGTCCAAAACTACATTTCATAACTGCAGTATTCAAGATGTGTTATTCCATTACTTAGCTTTCATCCTCAggaacatttttcagatagttcttgttatttctgtgatttgctgctcatttttatttaaaataagtgCTTTTCAGAACTCTTATGAtaatgaagagaaaagaaacactgTTTCAATAACAGTACCACCTACACAAGATTCAGGCCTTCCCTTCATACCACTGACAACTCAAATGCAGGAGAGTATTCTTTTTCTCAAACTACTTAACATTAGCTCAGATTATCTGCTCAAAAACTTCTATTTTATCATCTAGGTAACTACACCATTATGTGGAAGAAATATTATACTGGACACAAACttcttttatgaaaagaaaaggaCTGGTATCAAAGCTCAGATGTACTAATCTTTACTTCAAAAAATACCCAGACAGTACTCTTGCACTAGAACTGTGGAATTATGGGTAGTTTTATTGTTGTGCACagacagaagataaaaaagCCTCACTCAAAATTTAAAAGGGCAAGACACCATAGATTGTTAAATTTACATCAGCACAGACAATGCAGCAAAATATGAATTATACATTAACAGTGCAGGAGCTACTATTTCTACTTTTAGGCTTACCAGCTGAGGTCTCCCAATAAATTTCCTGAAAGGTGGCTTAATGAACCTCATAGGCTTTTGGAAACCATCAACTTGAGTTGTTTGTAACTTTGAAAGACTGCAGCTTTGCTGGCTCCTgatgtgtgagagagagagaacaatGAATATCTGATAAAGCCAAAGCACATCAACACCCTGTATTTTAAACCAGCTTATTCTAGCATCTGTATCACAAGTGCAAAAAATCAACAGATTCCTAGTCCAGCTCAAACTGCACAGAATTCCATAACAATCTGTACTCTCACATGCAATGCCAAAGGAGCAGGGACTCTGCTGGAGTCCCGGCTGTGGATCCAGGCtcgcccagcccagcccagcgcGGTCACTGCTGCCCTCCGCTGGTGGGAACGCTTCCTGCGCCCCAGCCCTCCCAACTATCGGTGTAAACTGAGCTGAACTTGCCCTTCCACGACATTCCCGATCCCACAGAACCTCTAGACAGACAGCTACATCCTCCAGGTTCATCCTCAGCAAGCAGCTGATTCCGCCTTTGGGCTTTTGACAGCTTGTTTTTAcggttttggttgttttgttaggttttgttgctttttttacCAAGAATATTGCTAATACAGATGCATCCATAACttctaaataaaacattaaCCATGAAAAACAACCAGCAGAAGtcagaatttgtattttaaaaacacagaaacagtTTTCATAGCtgcaaaataaggaaaaaaaaaaaaatagcagcatACTTAAGCTCAGAGGCATTGCCAGTATCTCATGTGAGCTATTAGAGCCTCTCAACCTCAGGAAAATTCTACGTATCAGTCATGCCATTACTGCCCTCAGCCACATTTCCCTAACAGTGGAACCCCTGACAACAGGAGGTTTGGCTCCAGGAGAGCCATACTTGGTAGGGAAATTCACACTTCTCACAAAAGATAGAAGCAAGTCCAGGAATTGTTTCCCCctctttttaacctttttttgtttcaagaaTCTCAAATACAAGGAATTTCCTCTGCAGCTTCACAAGTCTGTTTTCACAAATGTGAGTATTGCCATTAGCTGTCATTAATGCCAGACTGCATTCAAAATGaacaaagagcagcacaggaagaacAATCTGCATAAGAAACTATGACTACTGCGTGGATACATTTTATTAAACTCTGGAAATTCATTAATCAACATTTCTACTAACAGTCCCTCTCTCTAATCAACTGACCTCACAACATCAAAAGTGAAACAGAATGACTGAGGTGAGCAAACACCTTTGGGGCAAAAGGCTTTAATAAACCTGTTGGAGGAAAATGCTATGCCAGAGATCTAAGTTTTCAAATTCTCCAAGAATCAGAAAAACTCCAGTTATTTGCTGATATTCCACATTTTATTACTACACAAGTAGGGTAACAAAACAATACATTCATCCTAGAATGCTTTTACAGAACTGCAAAATGTAGGAGAATGTTGTTACACAGCACACTGAGGAGTTTAAAAATACCTAAACTTTTTCAAACTTTGTCCTCTCTTCTCATTCAGTGCTACAGTTTGtgcttgtttttcatttttacacaCTTCAGTTTAATCTCTTTTAAGCTAACACCTCATTGCAGAGTAGTTTGCAATGTATGTCAATTGAATTTCAGGCCCAATCAAAGTTTTAAGGGCTAACTGTGGAAAAGAATCACCACAAATGTGAATGTAGCTGTGCAGGGGCCCAAAAATGAACACACAAGGGAACTATAGGCTTGGGCCAACAAGATTATTTGCTCATTACCTTGGAGTTACATCATCTACATGAAACACTCTCTCATCTTCATTCTTcaatctctcttttcttctcctttctatATCATACCGTAGATCATTTGGATCTTCTAACACTCTTACAATGTTCTAGTTAAAAGGAAGGGTTGAAGCCAAGTTAGCTGCTAAGAACTGAACACCAACCTGATTCTGTCCTTTAGGGGCAGCACGCTGTACATAACCTGTTAACATAGCTCAGCTCTCTGCACATAGGACAGGCTCACATCAACCCAAGGATCCAAAGTCTAAAGCAATAAAAAGTGGTCCTAAGCAATCATCCCTCCTTGCACCATCAAGTTTCCAAACAGCAGTGAACAGAGCACTGGAATTCTGCACGGAGTTGCCAAGGCAGAAACATTCATTTAAGTTTCAATAAATCTTAAGAAGTTCTACTATTCTTAATCAAGGAGAATCTTCATGTACCTGTACTATAGAAAAGGAATGGAAATCACAGCAAGCAGAGCTTTAAAGATAGAAAATGTTATGACCTCAGATTAAGGCACGGGATAAAATAGCATTCTGAGGAATTATGTGGATTTTGAGTCATTGTAACAGTAGGGTAGAAGAAACATTAAGGTTTTTTGTAATCTCAGAGGAAAACCAAGAACCACACATCAGGAACTCAGtattcacattattttaaaacagacagGGACTCAAGCAGCATGAATAATCACACTCCAGCTACTCTGGGGAACACATCTGCATTTCAGTGCTCACTGAACAGTACACTTGCATCACTGCGGTATCAGTAAATATGCTCAGGTGtgctttttttcaaaatactcaGAATTACTGCTGGTCTTCACAGGATGTCCCAATAGCAAGGGGAAAATATGGGTTACATCTATAATATATCTGTAATAATAACTTACTGCTTGCCAAAATTTAAGCAATCAAGGTACCTGGGGAGATTCAGATGGCACAGCTCGTTTGTTCTGAAGTTCTGCTAGAGACATGTCAATCCTCCTGGAACACAAAAATACTGCATAAAAACAAATGCCATCACTATAAAAGCAAAAGTATTCTTGACCAGGctacaaaatgttttaaagataCAGACAggtaaaaataatgaataaaaactTTACACTGTGTAAAGTCTACTGAAGATTAATTACCTTAGTACAAATAAATTAAGACAAAAAGTATAACAATTACCTGTGAATTTCTGGATCCAAATGCATTTTAACTTCATTTGTATTTGAACTCGATTTATCCTGAATTTTTGAGAACCGCTCATGTAGAGTTATGTCAGAAGatgcaaaataatttgctgtGAAGAGATATTAAATAGAAGAATGTTATTTGTAGTATTTGAAATACAAAGTCAGAAAAAtctatcttttaaaatattaagtcTTAAGGATACCATGACAACTCTACTGaaatttcaaagtattttcacTTGCAAATGAAAGATTAGGCCAGCCCAATTTAGACAACCTTATTTGGTAAGATTAAACTCAAATGTCTGCTCTACCATGGTAGTACTCAAATTACTTCAATCTATGAAGTTCAACAGTGAACATAATACAGCTGCCTAAACACTAATCTGAAAATTTAGAGAGCTTTGATTGCAGCAAAGCTCCTTTACTTCTGTCATGTTTCCTAAACAAGCAGGTTACTCTACCATATTAGCATAAAATCATTTTGATCTTTAATCTCCACAATACTACCTCAATTATGGCCTGAGACCTTCCTGCAGTCAGTCATCCTCCACCCAGCTACTCTAAATCATCAACTAACATTTTCCTTAAACAATACAAAAGAAAGCCAAAATATAAATGAAGCCAATGGCAAACACCTGAGACTTACAGGGACATCATAGCTAAACCATCAGCTTTGGGTTTAGTAATCTATGTTTgtaatatataatgtatatacatatataagcAATATATACATAAACACATACATATACTCCAAATATTACAGCCACCTTTAACTTGATGAATAATTGTGATTATTTCCTGAGTAAATTCTTTTGATGGGTCATTCTCAATGTTTTGTGTTACAGATTCCATGTGCTCAAACACTGGAtgaaaattttcactttttctacCAACAGCAACCAGATCATGGGACATCTGTCTTTCTGAAGTGTGACTAGAAGCAGTcctagaataaaaaaaaaaaaagtatagtttattttaaagcaaatatctAGATATGAAATTGAAATAGACAAATAGAACAAAAATAAGAAGTTCATGTTAGAAATAAATGGGATTAAAAGtgaaaatctcattttgttccatttttaattaaaaaactaGTAAGGTCATAAGGAAGAAAACCTATAATAAAATATGAAGAGAATTCCATTCTCAGAAAtctttgtttctgtgaaatatGCAATACAAAATTtgtgaattttaaatttaatttaaatttaagatTTAAATGTAATTCAACTATCTAGATAAAATTATGATCCTGATAGACTTCTGTGTCTTGTTTATAAGGAGCTACCAGGCAATTTTCAAAAACAGttcagataagaaaaaaaagtctcacATCTTTAGGAACTGAATCATCACTTCAGCCTAGTGAAACAGCAGTGAAACTGCTTCAGTAGCAGTGTGTGAACCCAAGAACATGCTTACCATCTTTTTGCAAATTTTTACTCATTCTAAATAGGTTTACACCCCAAATGGTTGCACTGCtgctcaaaaattattttgacaagAAAGCCAACACTTCAACAACCCTACTGTTCTTGCTGCAAGGAAAATGCTTGTCATTCCAAAAGACAAACTGAGGACCCTAAGAGCTCATGTAAAAGCTTTTAGGATGAAGACTTTCAATTGTTCATGCTGGAAAGTGATTATGTGCCTGGCCACTGTATTAGAAGCATACAAGCCTAGAATTCCATACAAAAATTGTATCAGAAATAGCCTCTAGCAGATGCCAGAAATCATCTATTTTTCCCTAGAAAACTGGgaataaatgcaaatatctCAGGTTTAGATATTTGAATTATCTACCTGCTCCCCAGGTTTCTAAAGAAACTATTCTTCTTAGCTGAGTCATTTCAAGTCAGGTGTTTGTTTCTTAAATGCCTAAAGTAAGCAGCATTAATATTCCAAGTCATCAGCTTCTGCAAAATTAATGTtcttatatttgaaaaaataaaatatgtagcTCTTTTGGCTGCAGAAGCAAACAGTCCATACATTAAATTAGCCATAATCAATGCAGTAGTTTGCTTGGTCTACAATTAATGACCATGTCCGTTGTGCACGACCTTTACAAAAACAGCGGCAAGAGGCTCCTAGATAGAGGAATCATCCTATGGGTTTGCAACAAAGCCCAACAATTTTCCTTACACCATCATTCAGGAAGTGAAACCCTTATCCTAGCCCAATTGTGGGTAATGGGTATTACTCCACCTCCCTTTCCACAGTCATTAATATTAGCCCCTTACATCAGTAACTTGTCTTCATTAATTCTCTATTGTATTACTTATTTTTGAAATAgtgcaaagggaagaaaatttaTATAGATGCTTTGTTTGGGACAAGAGGCAGAATACCTTTAAAATGAAGGCTGATCATTTTGGAAAGGAAGGTAATCTCTTCCAAAAGCAATTACTACCAATCTAAGATATTCTGGGCTGCAACAGCAAGACAACAAATCAGAAAACCCTGCAAGAATCTATTAAAATCAAGCTGCTTGCTCTCTACCATGTATTTATCATCTAAAATTTTATAGTACTGCCACTTTTTCTTCCattgcagccagcacagggaatgcTAAATGCAAACACAAGTATTACACAGAAGACATTTGTAAGCAGACTCTGCTTCTTCAGTTCTGATGCCTCAACAGGTTGCCACTTTGTTATAACAATAAATGACAACCCAGTGATCTCTCATTTTTGGCAGTTTTACTGAACTTGAGGTCTTCAACATCTGAATATGTGCTTGAGATTTATGCATTTAAAAGTTAGCtcatttttagaaaacagaTGGGaagacagtttaaaaaaatgccaTTGTATTTCAGATGAAAGCACAAAACAAGGTTTTTCTGcgtttgggttttggttttttgagggtttttataaataagaaaaatacatttacttaTCATAACCAACTTCTAACTACAGGTTTGTATCAGGCATATTTACTCATTCCACTTCCTACATCTCcataaaatgttgctttttgtaggttggttttatttgttggtcagttggttttatttgtttatttgaatAGAGGTTTAATAGTTAACTTGgccagacaggaaaaaaagaattttaaaagaaatacaactAAAAAGGTTCAATCATAGTATATGTCCTGGTTACCTCCTAAAGAAACTATGGTTCCCTCCAATGCTCATTAACTGTAAAGAGACAGGAAGAAAGCAGAGGTGAAAGAAAACCAATACCTGTACTTGGTCACCATTTTCTTCATATCCACTTTGACTGTGAGATGTTCTCTCATACAGTTGGCATCTGACATTTTCACATCTGAAACAGTATGACTTGCATCACGCTGGCTATTGGAGGAATCTACATTTTTCCTCAATTCCCCATCTTTCCTTACTCTTTCattcagtttgtttttaaaagatctTATCTCAGCATCTGCTTTGGAGGAGTTAACACAAGCATTGCAGCCCTTCTTTGAACTGTATTTAACAGGTTCTTCAACGTGCCGTTCTTCAGTCCGCCTCGCTCTGCCACCACTAAAGTAATCCAACTCCTTGCTGTTCCGGGCACTCTTGGAAGAGCTGTacttctgctcttcctgcttCACGTACTTCTGAGCCCTGTCGTCTGGAAACGGCTTCTCCCCGTCGGGATGCCTGCGCCGCTTGTGACTGTACTCGTAGGCTATCTTTGGGACAGACCCCCCCAAGTACTCCCTCTCAGCCGACCGGTGGGACTGCACACCCGGGTATCTTTGCTCCTCCTTTTCTTGGCAGGGTGGAAAAGAACGTTCTTGCTTCCACTTGGAATTTCTCGCTACATCTCCACCGTCATACCTCTCCATTTCCTTAGCCCTTTTAGACGCGTGCCCATATTCTCTGTAATCGTGATCTTCAGGATACCTGTGTTGACATAAAGCAATTTACACTTGCACTAGAGAAGAAAGCGAGAACTTATATGTGCAGAATGTTGGACAGCAGAATGCGTGGCAAGTTAACCCATAATCCCTCGCGCCAAGGTACAGATGTGCAGGGGCTCTTAAGAGGGAAATATTATCCTTTCATACTCTAGCCAGCAATACGATTTACTTAAAAGACAAATACTTCACTACTACCAGTCGCCCATAATTAAACTACAAAGTGGCCAAGGTGTTTCAAGGTGGATATCTTCAACTATAATGAAAACAGACTTTCACTTGAGGCTTTACACCACAATACCCAgggtttaattattttattcctaTACCTCTTCTGTAAAGAGCTCCTTGCCGTAAATTCATCAGAAACTCTTCTGGGTGACTGACCATACTTCTCTTCATGTAACCTCTGGTGCCTCAAGTCATCTTCATGCCATTTTCTTTCTAGTTTGCATGAACCCCCCAATGGTCTATGAAAAGGTTTCAttcctttttcatttccagTGACTTTGTAATGATCAAACATGTATCTGTCCTCCATTTTGTGCTGGTAAAACGGACGATCATGCTCTTTATAAGgcatttctgtgtattttggtGGTAACTGGCATCTCCTATTGCTTTCAGTCCTTTCAGATGAATGTGTTCTGTAGGGCTTATAACTGTAAGCATCTTCCATGGGAATTCTTTTCATGTTTGGTGAAGGTGACCTACGTTCATATATTCTCTGGTGGTTATTTCCATGAGGTGCAAACCTGGAATTGCTTTGTCCATACTTTTCATCTTCTGTTCTCCAAGGCATAGACTTTTTGGGGTCCTTACGAAAGCTTTTATATTCACAGTCATAATTAATGTGAGTATGCCTTTGCCTATGGTGCTCTGGAGTTCTAAAAGCTGGAGATAAGGAcctaaagcaaaaataaaatccacttTGAGTAGTTCCATAAAATGGAATCAATTTCTTAATGAGAACATCTATTTCCTAAGGAAGTAGAGTTTAGTACATAATTTTAATCAGCTTGTAAAAAAATTACCACCAAGATATCAAAGTGGCACTTTTCTGGCTGAGTACCAAGCTTACTTTTACTCTGTTGAAAGTCTTCATAGTAAAAATACCCACTTGAAATTGT includes the following:
- the BCLAF3 gene encoding BCLAF1 and THRAP3 family member 3, whose translation is MTRSRSRSPRWKPRSLSPAFRTPEHHRQRHTHINYDCEYKSFRKDPKKSMPWRTEDEKYGQSNSRFAPHGNNHQRIYERRSPSPNMKRIPMEDAYSYKPYRTHSSERTESNRRCQLPPKYTEMPYKEHDRPFYQHKMEDRYMFDHYKVTGNEKGMKPFHRPLGGSCKLERKWHEDDLRHQRLHEEKYGQSPRRVSDEFTARSSLQKRYPEDHDYREYGHASKRAKEMERYDGGDVARNSKWKQERSFPPCQEKEEQRYPGVQSHRSAEREYLGGSVPKIAYEYSHKRRRHPDGEKPFPDDRAQKYVKQEEQKYSSSKSARNSKELDYFSGGRARRTEERHVEEPVKYSSKKGCNACVNSSKADAEIRSFKNKLNERVRKDGELRKNVDSSNSQRDASHTVSDVKMSDANCMREHLTVKVDMKKMVTKYRTASSHTSERQMSHDLVAVGRKSENFHPVFEHMESVTQNIENDPSKEFTQEIITIIHQVKANYFASSDITLHERFSKIQDKSSSNTNEVKMHLDPEIHRRIDMSLAELQNKRAVPSESPQNIVRVLEDPNDLRYDIERRRKERLKNEDERVFHVDDVTPRSQQSCSLSKLQTTQVDGFQKPMRFIKPPFRKFIGRPQLNSYYSSRPSDIYPHRHVRGHLENAGPIRRHFKSNFADGRLQSHYKSGLVQKGLYIQAKYQRLRSFGVRGFATNKFKDGFLRKEKGNLNIATET